In the genome of Montipora foliosa isolate CH-2021 chromosome 3, ASM3666993v2, whole genome shotgun sequence, one region contains:
- the LOC137994568 gene encoding uncharacterized protein isoform X2: MGQGLGRYQSERREKAVAKRRLVDHLMELGHHIERIAAARQNLENELRAQDPSHPLEAKPENLIKICLPSGPVDLQEETESLMREISEQKTQLQLLKEKDEFQRKNSRDESMLAALEERLKDLQDHRLTKADQVDIHTVYSFPNLHTTKFPMRVKRRKT; this comes from the exons ATGGGACAGGGTTTAGGCAGATACCAATCAGAGAGGAGAGAAAAGGCCGTAGCTAAGAG ACGGTTGGTCGATCACTTGATGGAATTAGGGCACCACATCGAGCGCATTGCTGCAGCGCGCCAGAACTTGGAAAATGA ATTACGAGCTCAAGATCCATCCCATCCCCTCGAGGCAAAGCCGGAAAATCTTATCAAAATTTGTCTACCGAGTGGACCGGTTGATTTACAAGAGGAAACAGAGTCTTTAATGCGAGAAATTTCGGAACAGAAAACACAACT CCAACTATTAAAGGAGAAAGATGAGTTCCAAAGAAAGAATTCTAGAGATGAATCAATGCTTGCAGCCTTAGAAGAAAGACTTAAAGACCTTCAAGACCACAGGCTAACCAAGGCTGATCAGGTGGATATCCACACTGTGTACTCATTTCCCAATCTTCATACAACAAAATTCCCGATGCGGGTGAAACGAAGAAAAACATGA
- the LOC137997003 gene encoding ankycorbin-like isoform X2: MFKKRNAGDQLLLAVKLNKVSEISRLVALGVNVNSRIDKNGKTALHYAAYKGQFSSVRALVEAGADLDVTDENGVTPLHRAVIEGHSDIVRILLEALCSTDKKDENGNTALHEAAWNGYSKCVELLVKARCNVNLHNRTGYTSLHLAAQNCHCNTVEALLRGGANPLAKNNDGNTALHIATRMGHEKLVDMLVEARSIITTKNNVGDTARDIAIQNGFKKIAKQLVPANCNGSWKMFKRGRKGRPCSCDLSSMPVESICSTQATTATPLWVPKPQPQDNLSPKVPAFPPKKSSQTCQSQDDSSHFSGSEGKKDKGKWKYKILKIKPNEMCSIEREYSAFLRKRKVRKYPRSRSRSTNKSQEERRLSDPGLHLESKNSLSHIKGKNKKSAQSRDDLAISFTPKKTKKDKGLFNLFRSTSDQDLTAEMKNGTLLGKKHKDKLPPSKELMGNGFHHSVPVEGVKEKGETEETKEKRKERGEKGEDKAGKKEKISKKDREEDKERKEKREKRKEKEKEKDRKLKRRDEMEGSEADCSICQERLRKSREKSHKESRHRDKEHRSKHEHKRSRDYEEEDVKDRGHKYLDKNDDEKEYRKKKHHHEREKEREKSRKEKRHHHERHHHKRRTEDHCPGNEVDCGPFPCNEANCMTCKESLNRFEAWQERCTIEIESTRRRLEHRLHRLEKKLEEQQSEEKQIKDREYDRVLGRVTDECREVSKSVRDSSGDVKEEIRGLIRGGLSKLELKLGQISTGYNIPFMEFQDRCNPELGRNCSADRGIRRAMRSRSSPHLGRAPCEDCASALEHNGLMLPVPTTPLNVSTSLTSGTSSAVSSRANISDTGSMETVIAARPVLEEEVLRVVPETILEAKPVVEECVHNLCDTYAASQVQHQRQIQEVEKWWRHKAEEEQRVLYARICELEQMLVSTRIGDGSNDDSITAYIV; the protein is encoded by the exons ATGTTCAAGAAGAGGAATGCTGGTGATCAGCTTCTCCTTGCTGTCAAGCTAAATAAGGTGTCAGAAATCTCACGGCTGGTTGCTCTTGGTGTCAATGTTAACTCAAGAATAGATAAG AATGGGAAGACAGCTCTCCATTATGCAGCCTACAAAGGCCAGTTCTCCTCAGTGAGAGCTTTGGTAGAAGCAGGAGCTGACTTGGATGTTACAGATGAG AATGGAGTGACACCTCTTCACCGTGCCGTTATTGAAGGCCATTCAGATATAGTTCGTATCTTATTGGAAGCTCTCTGTTCTACGGACAAGAAAGATGAG AATGGAAACACGGCTCTACATGAGGCAGCTTGGAATGGATACAGTAAATGTGTGGAGCTTCTTGTAAAAGCGAGATGTAATGTTAATCTTCACAATCGG acGGGATATACTAGTCTTCATCTGGCTGCTCAAAATTGTCATTGCAATACAGTGGAAGCCTTGTTAAGGGGAGGAGCAAATCCGCTAGCAAAGAATAAT GATGGAAATACTGCCCTTCATATTGCTACTAGAATGGGACACGAGAAACTGGTCGACATGTTGGTGGAGGCACGAAGCATCATCACTACGAAAAATAAC GTTGGTGACACAGCAAGGGATATAGCTATTCAAAATGGATTTAAAAAGATTGCAAAACAATTAGTTCCCGCAAACTGTAATGGCAGTTGGAAG ATGTTCAAAAGAGGTAGAAAAGGAAGACCGTGCAGTTGTGATTTATCGAGCATGCCAGTGGAGTCCATCTGCTCCACGCAAGCTACTACTGCGACACCGCTGTGGGTACCAAAGCCACAGCCCCAGGACAACCTCAGCCCGAAGGTACCCGCCTTTCCACCAAAG AAATCATCCCAGACATGCCAGAGTCAAGACGACTCAAGCCACTTTTCAGGGagtgaaggaaagaaagataaagGAAAATGGAAGTATAAGATTTTGAAAATCAAACCCAATGAGATGTGTTCAATTGAGCGAGAGTACAGCGCCtttcttagaaaaagaaaagtaagaaaATATCCCCGGAGCCGTTCAAGAAGCACGAACAAATCACAG GAAGAAAGACGTCTGTCTGACCCAGGACTGCATTTGGAATCGAAGAATTCACTTTCACATATTAAAGGCAAGAACAAGAAAAG TGCTCAAAGCCGAGATGACCTGGCAATCAGCTTTACACCCAAGAAAACCAAAAAGGATAAAGGTTtatttaacttatttagaagtACTAGCGATCAGGACTTGACCGCCGAAATGAAAAACGGAACTTTATTGGGCAAGAAGCATAAGGACAAATTGCCCCCTTCCAAGGAGTTGATGGGGAATGGTTTTCACCACAGCGTACCTGTGGAGGGGGTGAAGGAAAAAGGAGAAACGGAAGAAAcgaaagagaaaagaaaggagAGAGGTGAAAAGGGAGAGGACAAGGCTGGAAAGAAAGAGAAGATAAGTAAGAAAGATCGAGAGGAGGAtaaagagagaaaagaaaagagggaaaaacggaaagagaaagaaaaggaaaaggacaGGAAACTCAAGCGACGGGATGAAATGGAGGGAAGTGAAGCTGATTGTAGTATTTGTCAGGAAAGATTAAGAAAATCTAGGGAAAAATCTCACAAAGAGTCGAGACATAGAGACAAAGAACATAGGTCAAAACACGAACATAAACGGTCAAGAGATTATGAGGAGGAAGATGTAAAGGACAGAGGACATAAATATTTGGATAAAAACGACGATGAGAAAGAATATAGGAAAAAGAAACACCACCATGAAAGAgagaaggaaagagaaaaatcaagaaaagaaaaacgtcatCATCATGAACGTCATCATCACAAACGGAGAACTGAAGACCATTGCCCTGGAAATGAG GTGGACTGTGGACCCTTTCCATGTAACGAGGCTAATTGCATGACGTGTAAAGAGTCCTTAAATCGTTTTGAAGCTTGGCAAGAACGTTGCACAATTGAGATAGAATCCACGCGGCGTAGGCTAGAACACAGGCTGCACCGATTGGAAAAGAAACTGGAAGAGCAGCAATCAGAGGAGAAACAGATCAAAGACAGAGAATATGACCGTGTGCTGGGACGCGTCACTGATGAATGTCGAGAAGTTAGCAAAAGTGTAAGAGACTCTAGCGGTGATGTTAAGGAAGAAATCCGCGGATTAATCAGGGGAGGATTAAGCAAGTTGGAGCTTAAACTTGGACAGATTTCCACAGGATATAACATACCCTTTATGGAATTCCAGGACAGGTGTAATCCCGAGTTGGGCAGAAACTGTTCTGCTGACAGAGGTATTCGCCGTGCAATGAGGAGCAGAAGTTCTCCACATCTGGGAAGGGCGCCGTGTGAGGACTGCGCAAGCGCATTGGAACACAATGGGTTGATGCTCC CTGTTCCCACCACCCCCCTGAACGTAAGCACATCTCTCACAAGTGGAACAAGTTCTGCTGTCAGTTCCCGCGCAAATATCAGTGACACGGGTTCCATGGAAACAGTCATAGCAGCGAGGCCCGTACTCGAGGAAGAAGTCTTAAGAGTGGTGCCGGAAACAATTTTAGAAGCAAAGCCTGTTGTGGAGGAATGCGTTCACAACTTGTGCGACACCTACGCTGCTTCACAG
- the LOC137994568 gene encoding uncharacterized protein isoform X1, translating into MGQGLGRYQSERREKAVAKRRLVDHLMELGHHIERIAAARQNLENELRAQDPSHPLEAKPENLIKICLPSGPVDLQEETESLMREISEQKTQLYVSNLKCDALNKALTQLLKEKDEFQRKNSRDESMLAALEERLKDLQDHRLTKADQVDIHTVYSFPNLHTTKFPMRVKRRKT; encoded by the exons ATGGGACAGGGTTTAGGCAGATACCAATCAGAGAGGAGAGAAAAGGCCGTAGCTAAGAG ACGGTTGGTCGATCACTTGATGGAATTAGGGCACCACATCGAGCGCATTGCTGCAGCGCGCCAGAACTTGGAAAATGA ATTACGAGCTCAAGATCCATCCCATCCCCTCGAGGCAAAGCCGGAAAATCTTATCAAAATTTGTCTACCGAGTGGACCGGTTGATTTACAAGAGGAAACAGAGTCTTTAATGCGAGAAATTTCGGAACAGAAAACACAACTGTACGTTTCGAATCTTAAATGTGATGCATTGAACAAGGCTTTGAC CCAACTATTAAAGGAGAAAGATGAGTTCCAAAGAAAGAATTCTAGAGATGAATCAATGCTTGCAGCCTTAGAAGAAAGACTTAAAGACCTTCAAGACCACAGGCTAACCAAGGCTGATCAGGTGGATATCCACACTGTGTACTCATTTCCCAATCTTCATACAACAAAATTCCCGATGCGGGTGAAACGAAGAAAAACATGA
- the LOC137997003 gene encoding uncharacterized protein isoform X1, with protein MFKKRNAGDQLLLAVKLNKVSEISRLVALGVNVNSRIDKNGKTALHYAAYKGQFSSVRALVEAGADLDVTDENGVTPLHRAVIEGHSDIVRILLEALCSTDKKDENGNTALHEAAWNGYSKCVELLVKARCNVNLHNRTGYTSLHLAAQNCHCNTVEALLRGGANPLAKNNYGDSSLHVAVRYGHVDVCKILLAKCQDNVSEQNNDGNTALHIATRMGHEKLVDMLVEARSIITTKNNVGDTARDIAIQNGFKKIAKQLVPANCNGSWKMFKRGRKGRPCSCDLSSMPVESICSTQATTATPLWVPKPQPQDNLSPKVPAFPPKKSSQTCQSQDDSSHFSGSEGKKDKGKWKYKILKIKPNEMCSIEREYSAFLRKRKVRKYPRSRSRSTNKSQEERRLSDPGLHLESKNSLSHIKGKNKKSAQSRDDLAISFTPKKTKKDKGLFNLFRSTSDQDLTAEMKNGTLLGKKHKDKLPPSKELMGNGFHHSVPVEGVKEKGETEETKEKRKERGEKGEDKAGKKEKISKKDREEDKERKEKREKRKEKEKEKDRKLKRRDEMEGSEADCSICQERLRKSREKSHKESRHRDKEHRSKHEHKRSRDYEEEDVKDRGHKYLDKNDDEKEYRKKKHHHEREKEREKSRKEKRHHHERHHHKRRTEDHCPGNEVDCGPFPCNEANCMTCKESLNRFEAWQERCTIEIESTRRRLEHRLHRLEKKLEEQQSEEKQIKDREYDRVLGRVTDECREVSKSVRDSSGDVKEEIRGLIRGGLSKLELKLGQISTGYNIPFMEFQDRCNPELGRNCSADRGIRRAMRSRSSPHLGRAPCEDCASALEHNGLMLPVPTTPLNVSTSLTSGTSSAVSSRANISDTGSMETVIAARPVLEEEVLRVVPETILEAKPVVEECVHNLCDTYAASQVQHQRQIQEVEKWWRHKAEEEQRVLYARICELEQMLVSTRIGDGSNDDSITAYIV; from the exons ATGTTCAAGAAGAGGAATGCTGGTGATCAGCTTCTCCTTGCTGTCAAGCTAAATAAGGTGTCAGAAATCTCACGGCTGGTTGCTCTTGGTGTCAATGTTAACTCAAGAATAGATAAG AATGGGAAGACAGCTCTCCATTATGCAGCCTACAAAGGCCAGTTCTCCTCAGTGAGAGCTTTGGTAGAAGCAGGAGCTGACTTGGATGTTACAGATGAG AATGGAGTGACACCTCTTCACCGTGCCGTTATTGAAGGCCATTCAGATATAGTTCGTATCTTATTGGAAGCTCTCTGTTCTACGGACAAGAAAGATGAG AATGGAAACACGGCTCTACATGAGGCAGCTTGGAATGGATACAGTAAATGTGTGGAGCTTCTTGTAAAAGCGAGATGTAATGTTAATCTTCACAATCGG acGGGATATACTAGTCTTCATCTGGCTGCTCAAAATTGTCATTGCAATACAGTGGAAGCCTTGTTAAGGGGAGGAGCAAATCCGCTAGCAAAGAATAAT taCGGCGATTCTTCGTTGCATGTTGCAGTCCGTTATGGTCACGTGGATGTCTGTAAAATTCTTTTAGCCAAATGCCAGGACAACGTTTCCGAGCAAAACAAT GATGGAAATACTGCCCTTCATATTGCTACTAGAATGGGACACGAGAAACTGGTCGACATGTTGGTGGAGGCACGAAGCATCATCACTACGAAAAATAAC GTTGGTGACACAGCAAGGGATATAGCTATTCAAAATGGATTTAAAAAGATTGCAAAACAATTAGTTCCCGCAAACTGTAATGGCAGTTGGAAG ATGTTCAAAAGAGGTAGAAAAGGAAGACCGTGCAGTTGTGATTTATCGAGCATGCCAGTGGAGTCCATCTGCTCCACGCAAGCTACTACTGCGACACCGCTGTGGGTACCAAAGCCACAGCCCCAGGACAACCTCAGCCCGAAGGTACCCGCCTTTCCACCAAAG AAATCATCCCAGACATGCCAGAGTCAAGACGACTCAAGCCACTTTTCAGGGagtgaaggaaagaaagataaagGAAAATGGAAGTATAAGATTTTGAAAATCAAACCCAATGAGATGTGTTCAATTGAGCGAGAGTACAGCGCCtttcttagaaaaagaaaagtaagaaaATATCCCCGGAGCCGTTCAAGAAGCACGAACAAATCACAG GAAGAAAGACGTCTGTCTGACCCAGGACTGCATTTGGAATCGAAGAATTCACTTTCACATATTAAAGGCAAGAACAAGAAAAG TGCTCAAAGCCGAGATGACCTGGCAATCAGCTTTACACCCAAGAAAACCAAAAAGGATAAAGGTTtatttaacttatttagaagtACTAGCGATCAGGACTTGACCGCCGAAATGAAAAACGGAACTTTATTGGGCAAGAAGCATAAGGACAAATTGCCCCCTTCCAAGGAGTTGATGGGGAATGGTTTTCACCACAGCGTACCTGTGGAGGGGGTGAAGGAAAAAGGAGAAACGGAAGAAAcgaaagagaaaagaaaggagAGAGGTGAAAAGGGAGAGGACAAGGCTGGAAAGAAAGAGAAGATAAGTAAGAAAGATCGAGAGGAGGAtaaagagagaaaagaaaagagggaaaaacggaaagagaaagaaaaggaaaaggacaGGAAACTCAAGCGACGGGATGAAATGGAGGGAAGTGAAGCTGATTGTAGTATTTGTCAGGAAAGATTAAGAAAATCTAGGGAAAAATCTCACAAAGAGTCGAGACATAGAGACAAAGAACATAGGTCAAAACACGAACATAAACGGTCAAGAGATTATGAGGAGGAAGATGTAAAGGACAGAGGACATAAATATTTGGATAAAAACGACGATGAGAAAGAATATAGGAAAAAGAAACACCACCATGAAAGAgagaaggaaagagaaaaatcaagaaaagaaaaacgtcatCATCATGAACGTCATCATCACAAACGGAGAACTGAAGACCATTGCCCTGGAAATGAG GTGGACTGTGGACCCTTTCCATGTAACGAGGCTAATTGCATGACGTGTAAAGAGTCCTTAAATCGTTTTGAAGCTTGGCAAGAACGTTGCACAATTGAGATAGAATCCACGCGGCGTAGGCTAGAACACAGGCTGCACCGATTGGAAAAGAAACTGGAAGAGCAGCAATCAGAGGAGAAACAGATCAAAGACAGAGAATATGACCGTGTGCTGGGACGCGTCACTGATGAATGTCGAGAAGTTAGCAAAAGTGTAAGAGACTCTAGCGGTGATGTTAAGGAAGAAATCCGCGGATTAATCAGGGGAGGATTAAGCAAGTTGGAGCTTAAACTTGGACAGATTTCCACAGGATATAACATACCCTTTATGGAATTCCAGGACAGGTGTAATCCCGAGTTGGGCAGAAACTGTTCTGCTGACAGAGGTATTCGCCGTGCAATGAGGAGCAGAAGTTCTCCACATCTGGGAAGGGCGCCGTGTGAGGACTGCGCAAGCGCATTGGAACACAATGGGTTGATGCTCC CTGTTCCCACCACCCCCCTGAACGTAAGCACATCTCTCACAAGTGGAACAAGTTCTGCTGTCAGTTCCCGCGCAAATATCAGTGACACGGGTTCCATGGAAACAGTCATAGCAGCGAGGCCCGTACTCGAGGAAGAAGTCTTAAGAGTGGTGCCGGAAACAATTTTAGAAGCAAAGCCTGTTGTGGAGGAATGCGTTCACAACTTGTGCGACACCTACGCTGCTTCACAG
- the LOC137994568 gene encoding uncharacterized protein isoform X3 — protein sequence MELGHHIERIAAARQNLENELRAQDPSHPLEAKPENLIKICLPSGPVDLQEETESLMREISEQKTQLYVSNLKCDALNKALTQLLKEKDEFQRKNSRDESMLAALEERLKDLQDHRLTKADQVDIHTVYSFPNLHTTKFPMRVKRRKT from the exons ATGGAATTAGGGCACCACATCGAGCGCATTGCTGCAGCGCGCCAGAACTTGGAAAATGA ATTACGAGCTCAAGATCCATCCCATCCCCTCGAGGCAAAGCCGGAAAATCTTATCAAAATTTGTCTACCGAGTGGACCGGTTGATTTACAAGAGGAAACAGAGTCTTTAATGCGAGAAATTTCGGAACAGAAAACACAACTGTACGTTTCGAATCTTAAATGTGATGCATTGAACAAGGCTTTGAC CCAACTATTAAAGGAGAAAGATGAGTTCCAAAGAAAGAATTCTAGAGATGAATCAATGCTTGCAGCCTTAGAAGAAAGACTTAAAGACCTTCAAGACCACAGGCTAACCAAGGCTGATCAGGTGGATATCCACACTGTGTACTCATTTCCCAATCTTCATACAACAAAATTCCCGATGCGGGTGAAACGAAGAAAAACATGA